The DNA sequence CTCAGAAGACAAACAAAACAGTATGACAAGCTCAGAGCATATAAACACTAATAAGGAATTGGTGAAGCAAAGTCATGAAATATCACCAGAGAAAACGATGTCAGGTCATTTTACATCCTTAGTCAAGACTTACAGAGACAACAACACTTCCCATAATCCACCTGCACAGCATAATGACAAACAAACAGTTCAGCATGATCGGAAAGAAAATCTGTATGGAAGTAGCCAGAGTCCGTATACTTCCACTGAAAAAGCTGTGACTAAACCTGCTGATATAATCAAAGAAGAAGGACATGTTACAAGCACTGAAACTacaaaatcaaacagtggtttgaatAAAAATGCTCTCTTGGGATTGGAGAAAAACACACCCAAATCTGAGGAAGTTTATGTACATCTTAAAAGTAAGATTACTGCTGCCATGGAGCAGTCTAAAAATGAACCAATCAAAAATAGCTCTGAGATTGCAGCTAGTCAACTGACATCCTCATCAAATGACATTAAGTTTAAAAATGGAATTCCACCTACTAAACGACTAATGGAACCAGCCAAATCAGATCTCACCTCAAACCTTCACACTAATACATTGAATGTAGATCCAGAGCATCTTATAAATAGAACCCACAAACACAATTCTGGGGTCAGTTCAGATTCAGAGGTGTCATCAACAGAAAAAATCAACTCTGGACCAACAAATGACGTGGCCACACAAAGAACCAGGGAGCCCGAAACACTAAAACCTTTTAATAATGAAGATGTACCAGtgttaataaacaaaaacaatataacaCAGGGAAATGACTTGGCTAAGCAACAAAACAACACTTCACAAGTCAAGGCTGTAGAAAGGACCTCAGTAAACCAAATGGTGGAGAGTCACTCAAAACCAGAAGCAGATGAAGAATCTCTAACACAAATAGCTTCAGCTGAAGCAAAGGAAAGCTGTCGGCAAAAAGAAATCCATCAAGATGATGAAAATACAAAGACTCCGTTCTCATTTGACAAGAATGAACTTCCAAGAAATCATCAGGGTATCCCAAGTATAAAAGATGATTCAGAAGTAGTAAATAACTGTCAACAGAGAGAGAACATAACAGAAAGAGCAAGCCCAAAACAAGAACAAGGATTTCCCAGACTATTAGAAATATCACATGAGAAAAACAATCCACAAAAGTCCACAAAAGAGTATCAAGAAGTGGATCTGACCAATTCCAAACCCCAAAAATCATCTGAAGATGCTCTAAAAGCAAATGTTTCTCCCCAGCATAAAGTCATAGTAGAGGAGGATGCaactcaaataaataatatacagccTGTTTTAACACAGAATGTAGAATCCACAGCAGATACGTCAAACATCACCATTCTTACACCAAGCAATGAGGAGCCTGCAGAGGAAcccataatttacagtatttgtgTCTCAAGCAAAACAGAAACAGTTTCAAATGATGAACCTATGATCTACACTATTTGTGTCTCCAGTAAGTGTCCTATTGATGAGCAACAAAATCCGGTAAAACGAGAAGAGGAGAGTTCTGTTGAAACTGACAGATTTGTGAAGGATGAAagcttttgtattaaaaacaagagagcaGAAAATGAACATGATGATGTTCACAGACAGACTGAAGTGTCTtcaaacactgaagaaaaagaagacAAGAATGAAAAGTGTGACCCACAAACAACTACAGATAAGTCCGACATCACAGAAAGAATCAGCACATCATATGAGGACCTCTTAGCTAAATATGggctaccggtcagagtttgcaGTCATCTCACATCAAAACATATGCAGGATGAGAGAGAacaaaaagaaaaggaggagatTGAAACTCATCTGCCGCACAAATCAGTAGATCATGAAATGAACAGACCTCTACCATCCAAAGAAAAAATCTCAGAtacaacacaaacacatccaGAAGACTCCAGACAGGTTTCTGATGATCAGCAAGCATCCATTACCAGTCAACCTTTAAAGGGGACTGAGTGTGAAATCAAGCAAGTAAAAGTGCAACACTATGATACCATATCAAAAACTCATTCCAACAACATGGCTGAAAAGCAACAGAGTACAGGAAACAATACACCAAAGCTTGGTAATTCTACAAGAGATGCCACCATAATACTCAAAGATACAGAAAATGCTGAACAAGATCAAGATACTCACATTGAACCATCAAGGCAAAGTAGGAGAAATGATATTGAGTTGAAGGAAGAGAAAGTTGAGGAGCAAGTAAGAAACACTGATAAAGTGAAAAGTCGGAAAATGACAGGAAATATTGATGTTGAATCTAATTCTAGAGAGTCCccaaagaaaactgaaaatgtatccCTGACAGCTACACAACCTACAACAACAGATGAATCAACAAGACCACTTGAAACTGAGGTTTTAAAGGCACCCATTTCATCCATGGTGAGGGATACAGTCAACACTAATCTCACTGAACGTACAATTCTTGAAAGGATGATACCCCAATCTAAAAAGAAGTCTCAAATGGAGGAAGGTGAAGACAAATTGTTTACTGATACTGATACATTTACATatcaaaagaataaaatacatggaacagaaacatttaaattaaaagttgatAAAACTGTACATGAGGCAAAACAAAAGGATCCTGTAATGGCTATGAAACAAGAATCTGTCTCAGACAAACATGCTCAAACTCTGCGAGAGAATGTGAAGGAGGATGACAAAGGAGGGGAGAAAAGGTCACAAGAGAAGTTACAAGTTGAACTTAACACGAGGAATGAAATGGATTTAAAAGGCGGCGCTGCCACACATGTTAATAATTATAGGGATAAAGTTTGCAGTATTGGTGAGGATGTGTGTACTGTTGTAAAACAAGACCAGGCCTGTTTTGAAGTCCCAAAAATTCACTTAGAGGACATAAAAGTGTCTACAGCGGAAGTATCATCAAACAAGGAATTCATGGCCGGCCACAAAAACCAACATGAAGTGATAAAGAAGGAAAATCTGAAAGGAAAGAAAGGAGCTGTTGTGACTGAGCTTGTGGGTGAAAAAGATTTTAGAGAGCAAAAGAACTTACCAGTGAAGACCCTTACAGACCAAATTGAACCCGAAACTGTGGATAATATCAAAGGGCACAttgaaatggtaaaaaaaaatacatatgattTTGGAAAAGAAAATTCACCACTTCAGAAAGGCAATCCATTTAAATTAGAAAAGACAGAAATTAATCCAAGACGAGGAGCAGTTGAGACTCATGAAGTAAAAGTCTATGATAATAAACAACCCACACTGAACAgtgacaaaagaaagaaagaagaccCTGTATTAAGTCTGAGTGGACAAAATGATGGTGATTTGAAAGTTAATGAAAACAGAAGCAGAgggaataaagaaagaaatgttgaAGTTACGGAGACAAAACAGGGTGAACAGAGTAATACAAACCAGTCTCAGCCAGAAACAAAAGGAAGTGCAAGATATGAACAAGAGCATGCTCAGTTAAGTCAACAAGAAACAAGAAATGAAGGTATATTATCCAAACCAGAAGCTACTCAGAGGAACATGAAGGTGACTATACCAGAAATATCagctatcgcagactatgctagACTGAAAGTTATCTCTGCTGAAGATGATACGAAAGAGCTTGATATATTCCCTAAAACAGACTTCTACAACAGTTATGATCAACCAGTTTTAAGAATTCAGAAAGATTTATATGGAAATGTGTCAGATGTAGGGGGAGAATCTAAAAGAGATGTCATTTCAATGGAGAAATGTCAAAATCTCAAGCAAAAAACAtcacaacttaaaaaacaaacagattaTGAGACACTATCTCAAAACCAAAACCACTTGGTTCCCAGTACAGTTCAACTAAAACCTGTATCACTGGTAGCTTCAGGTTCACAAAATGAAGCTGCATCAGTGGGCACCCAACCAAAGGCTCTAACCAATCAAAAGGAATCAAACGCTAAACCAACTTTCATGGAGCATCCAGCCAGAAGGGAAAGGGACAACATTTATCAGTCCAAGAATCCCCAAGGTGTACCATTGCAAGCCAACAGAACAATAAGCAGACCAAGACAAATGACTCATGACAAAACAACTGAAGAAGGCAATCTTTCTCATTATGGAAGACAAGAATCTCTTGCAAACTTGTCCGCGTCTGGCACTGTAAAAGCAGCAGACAACCAAATAAATATGGCATCACCACCTGGAGAAGAAATGGAAGAACTACAATATTACACAGTGAATGCTCTTGACACTGAAACAAAGCCAAAAAACGCACCTGAACCACCTCCTCCAATTCTCAAAATGTCTCAAAACACAGACTCAACTGAAAAATCAGAGGAAGACTCATTTTTGCAAAGTCTAATAGACTACGGTAAAGTTCATGCGACAGGACCGCAATCCAACTCTTCTTCTCCAGCCATGGAGAAACCTGTCATGTTCAGAGTGAAGGATAATACCATCAGAACATCTTCTGTGACCAAAACCGTCAAGCCTTGTTTTCACAGGTCATTCTCTGAAGACTTCAGGATTGGCTCCCCAAAGGAACACTTGAACTGTTCAGAGAAAGAAGATGTAATTCACCCCATAGAGTCCGCTAACCCTCCAGTCAACCATGAACCAGCTATTGCTGCCCTTGGGCTCTATAAATTAAAAGAGACACTCCACAACAACTTGCCCTCAGCAGAATATGCAGCAAAACAATCAAAGAGCCATCAGAGAAGAAGCCAGCATTTTGAGGAAGAAGAAACTCGTTctgtcatcagcacaatgtcagGGGATATGGAGAACTGTACAGTGAGCCTCACAGATGTGGCCAACATAAGTCTGGCCTACATGCCCAAGCATGAAAGTTACAGAGACACCTACCAAAGGCCTGTGTCCGCCTACTATGAAAGACCAGAGTCATCCTGCTATGAAAGACCAGAATCAGCCTGTAGTGATATGAGGCCACTCGGTAGACCTCCAGTGGTGCCCCCAAAATCTGAAAAAGCTCTTCGGCGTGCACAAAGACTTACAACAAGACGTATGAAAAAGGCAGAGACGCCCAAGATGGCACCTGAAAACCAAGACCAGCTAGAGTCCAAATCAATCAGAAACCTCTCTGGTGTGCCCTCTTCACCTTCGGACACACCGTCAACACATCTAGAGGTACAAGCCTCACCTCCTCTTTCACAGTATGACATCCAACCAAATCACATCCCCACAGCACAAAGTATAGTCACACAACCTTTCCCCGTGACACAGAGAAAACTTTTGCAAGACCCAAACTCAGGGCAGTACTTCATGGTGGATGTACCATTACTGGTTAAGACAAAGACATTTTATGACCCAGAAACTGGAAAATATGTACAGCTAAATGTCCGTCACAGGTCTCAGGGTGCTCTAACACAGCCAGGATCGTTGGAGGTGTTGAACACTCCCTGCATGCTATATCGTGGGCTTCTGCCAATGGCTGCGTCTTCATTAACACCCTTGAGGTCACCATCTGAAATGTCAGCACCAGCAGACAACCAGGATATGCTTGAGAGAGGTGGTGAACCATGGAGTCAGAATAGTCATCTGCAGAATAGCAATAGAGATTCACAGCAATACCCTGAGCAAAACCACAATCCCTCTTTGTTTGCAGAAAACAATATCAACAACAACGAAAGACTAACAGATATTATAACTATGAGTGAATTAGAGGACTTTGCAATGGAGAGCACATGACGAGTAAAGTTAGTTGTTTAGATAGGTAAATACTGTTTGTACACAAATCTAAAGCTAAATGACTGTACATCTAAGCTATATAAATGTGacttttaaatatgttaaattagATCTTAAAactgttttgatttgtatttgaGGATTGCTGTTAAACTGCGTTTTGTAGCTGAAGTTACCGTAATCACGGTAGGCAGGGGTTCTTTATCGTAAAAAAAAGTCAAGGGAAGAACTGTGAAGCATTCCAATtaattatgttgaaaataattttgCAGTGTACTTGTTTTTAATACCACAAAGACCATACCCACAGAGCACACTGTACATTTAAGGCAAGAATATTTCTAATGTGACTTTTTAAGGCCTTACCCTTAGAGCCAGCCAGAATAAAAATcgtttccctatcataggtcacttcgatgctgcggtgacgtcaccacgtatgggaacacctccggtgtgacgaatgtctgaagccctataccatcccgccaatcctattggccaaatggcgcatagcaccaccctacgcatgcgcacgcatgatatacctgggtgcagcgcgccatttcgctcagatttcattccttcaggaatagcgaatcttctgtgccctatcatctcgcgttctccagcgattttcttcgagcagtgttaactcctctttcgcggacgcgatgagtcaacgaaaggtaagagccgtattgggtttatcacagggaggcactcatgagagattcgtttgcagcctctctcatgttctctctgtgatagcctacggctatggtaaaataagaaaagtatccgcgctctggagtctatttcttcagtcgcctcgcgtctaacccccaccgttcgcttctgcggtcgccgaggccccgcacgaggtgttggttaggggcgatatgtgcggcttgactatgagtacagtgatgcactggagttttccacttgctcgctctcccctactcgagcgcgttgatcagagcagttttgctttatactatgttgtctaaccgcagcttctactcagagtaggctctgacCTGCACaagcggttctctccctccgagcggacaggagaaacgcgcttccccttcctcagtgtgctacatggcggactgctattatatagcgataccgtttgactacctctctagccgaacggatcgcgccaaactccgccgcgacctagtctcgtctagacgtatcgagtcgtgtctatttcggcaaattttattctcttattacggttctttacgagaagcctctcgttcttttcccacactctaacattgaccgtctcgcagcacaagcacttcgagcgtcactgaactgagctgttatttgagcgcccctcagacactgcacaattcagtcttcagagtttgaggaaCGGCATAGAGACTGGCGAatttggccagtttatgacggctcacacagctgccgcgttctcgctagcggcgtggccctatgtttatcttgttggattaaatcctgccgtggacacgcttcaggattatacacaacgaaacacagcgagtttgacgcatgcatttccttctatgtttgctggggtctgtgccctccactgaagagtgctgttggactgctaatgcacatccaaccctctcactgcagtccccacgctctaacattgactgtctcgcagcacaagcacttcgagcgtcactgaactgagctgttatttgagcgccccctcagacactctgcactattcagccttcagagtctgagggacgccacaagaggctggcaaatatggccagtttatgacggctcacacggctgccgcgttctcgctagcggcatggcctaatgttttcttgttggattaaatcctgccgtgaacacgcttcaggattatatacaacgaaacgcagcgagtttgacgcatgcgctttacttcatgtttgccagggtctgtgccctccactagagagtgctgttggactgctaatgcacatccaaccctttcactgcagtccccacgctctaacattgactgtctcgcagcaaaggcacctcgagcatcattggattgagctatcatttgagcgccccctcagacactctgcacaatccagccttcagagtctgagggacgccacgagagactggcgaatatggccagttatgacggcttacacagctgccgcgttctcgccagcggcgtggcctaatgttatcttgttggattaaatcctgccgtgaacacgcttcaggattatacacaacgaaacgcggcgagtttgacgcttgcgctttccttctatgtttgccagggtctgtgccctccactagagagtgctgttggactgctaatgcacatccaaccctctcgctgcagtccccacgctctaacattgactgtctcgcagcaaagccacctcgagcatcattggattgagctatcatttgagcgccccctcagacactctgcacaatccagccttcagagtttgagggacggcacaaaaggctggcagagatggccagtttatgactgctcatacagccgccacgttctcgcaatggcgacgtggcccgatttttatcttggtgaatttactcctgccgtggatacgcttcaggattatacacaacgaaacgcagcgagtttacgcatgcgctttacttcatgttcgccagggactgtgccctccactagagagtgctgttggaccgctaatgcgcatccaacactctcactgcagtccctacgctctaacattgactgtctcgcagcaaacagcgcttcgagcagcattggatcgggctgtaacgccaggcgtaaataataaataataatccctcagacactGCGCAATCCAGCTTCAGATCTTgaggggcgattcaagggtcttacacagacgacccgtttatgacggctcgcacagccgccgtttagttagcggcagagcctgatgttcaattcgttggtctaattcctgccgtggacacgttcaggaatatacacaacgggacgcaatagctcttatgcatacacttcccctgtgcacgaatgccgcaggcttttccgtgcacggacattatgtgtatgacagcgttgcagaaagcggaaatttgagactgctagtatcgttttgggtcgcgtggaacgcttgcccggcatttctcaatgggtgttacgcacaattgtcacggatacaccaattcgttttttagaggcccgcctctttccgctgaattctttccacggtggtagactgatggtaatagcagtgttgtgacaggagatgtcaactctgctgagcaaaggggctatagaagtcgtagaccccgtacttctcaatgcatggatgtagctctggccccgttgcggctccagggcgtccgtctgttaaccacttggacgattggcagcggcattccccgtaatttgtctggggttacttcacatgcgcccttttcagtggaaaagtgggcggaaagacgaaatattccaccccgttgtcttccgcatccgacgatttcggtgacacggagttgtgtgatgtcattaaagctatggatgccaaccgagtttctcctaccggggttcggctggggatttgagctttcccagagaccgtcacgacggatgcgtctttgaccggtttgggagctgtttgtcaagggctaccagcccatggagtgtggacagctgcacaacgcagttggtatataaaccggttggaattactggcagttttctggctctccagtaattcgcgaatctgctgatcggccgtcttgtgctgctcagatcagacaacacagcgtttgtctcatacctgaatcattaggaaggattacgctctcgccccctgtgcaggctggcgagacatgttcttctctggtctcagagaaaatttctgtcgatccgagttgttcatgtccccggacgtttgaacttcggagcagatatgctatccagacgggctctggaacagggagaatggagattacacctctagacggtgaatcttttatggcggatattcggcaagcgaaagtggatttattcgcgtcaaacatgactacgcattgcccgctatggttctccctatgcccccatcgcccctgggcgtggatgcattagctcacagctggcccacgaccagtctgtatgcttttcctccgattcgtttgatcccagcggtattatgcagaatacggtgGGACAGAGtggatcagctgctgctggtggctccgcgatggcacacgcagccgtggtttgcggatctgatcagtctgctagcgggctctccttggagattcccctcagacaggatttattatcacaagcacaggggctgatttggcacccgaggccggatctgtggaaactgtgggcgtggccactgagcggagtgcattagtatgtcccagtctttctgttgaaaccactgagactatattgaattctagagcagcttctacgagacgcttatatgctttcaagtggagactgattacagcctggtgtggcaatcgtaatgtggatccagtttactgcccagtggcttcagtgctggagttcctccaggattgtTTTTCGAATGGCATAACACCAGCCACTtttaggtttacgtggcagccatttcagcttaccacgaatacataggcggtgcctctatgaggcgtcatccactagtttctcgtttcgtacagcgtgcgcgacggctgaggcctttccgccctgtgcgagttccttcatggggtttatccattgtgttgctaggtttatcagggcatccgtttgagcccttggagaccgtatcggataaattcttgacactgaagacacttcttctcatggctttatcctccctcaagagagttggggatttacaggctctttctgtttcaccctcatgcatggattttgcaccgggctctgtgaaggtgctgctgcggcccaggcctaaccatgttcctaaggtcgcatctaacctctttcgctttcagcaagtgttcctggaagctttttcacctgctgaggctgggtcaggagatctaagtctttgccctgtgagagctttaaagacttatgtggatcgtacagccccttggcgtgaatctgaccagctgttgtctgtcttggacataaaagtaagggccatgcggttccaaaacagcgcatgtcccattggctggtggaggcaatttctttggcctatgaggcgcgcggactcgcttcgcccttaggaattaaggctcattccacttgagctgtggcttcttctcaagcttttctcagtggatcttctatggatgatatctgtgctgcggcaggatggtcctcaccgagcacttttatcaagtcctacagtctggatgtgaggatggctcctggctcccgggttctctccgcttgagcagatgcttcctcggatctcagttatcaggtacgtcaggcgttttggtatatcgttcccatacgtggtgacgtcaccgcagcatcgaagtgacctatgatagggaacatctcggttacgtatgtaaccttggttccctgaatagggaacgagatgctgcggttctggccgttccgtaccttgataacttcttcatcttcagtcatgaaatctgagcgaaatggcgcgctgcacccaggtatatcatgcgtgcgcatgcgtagggtggtgctatgcgccatttggccaataggattggcgggatggtatagggcttcagacattcgtcacaccggaggtgttcccatacgtggtgacgtcaccgcagcatctcgttccctattcagggaaccaaggttacatacgtaaccgagatgttttccAAATGGCTCACAATATGTATGAAAATTTCATTTGTCAGGTTTAAAAGACAGATAATGGTACTTGCCATATTAAAACAACTTTTCCCTTTATGTGCTTTGGcagattatatattaaaaagggGTGGACTGTCTTTACCTTGCCATGGTTGCTGATGTATGACTATGAAAATATTGCCTTTAAACGACTACTTGCAATGTACCACTTTTACAGACTTTCAGAAACTCATTACATCatcattaaagaaaaatgtaaaataaaaatttgttgaATGAATTTGTTCTCAGACAGGTACCATTAAAcagctaatgcattaaaaatatgcaAGTAATATCTGACTTAGTATCTGAGCTTCATTGGTTTCTTTACCCCAGGACTGTGATATAGCCTATTTGTGGGTTTGAGGGAATTCAGTATCTGC is a window from the Carassius gibelio isolate Cgi1373 ecotype wild population from Czech Republic chromosome A13, carGib1.2-hapl.c, whole genome shotgun sequence genome containing:
- the LOC128026125 gene encoding uncharacterized protein LOC128026125; the encoded protein is MSSLEKRHTGQRESMQGHRKYSDGPRDTSSSGSCMDDTDREVGNLTDRAFRSLCIGEEAIYNDSEFSSSPTERQKAFSEETQQKKISHEALSYSIQQYGEAEAQSEMASTFQHSYVDVTHQEKAFREGNLSHMNNGSKEVTWQQSRSTSRVSSLIKAFSSGECYHDSGTCDVIVARDRYRDFGRESWDKSAMLSIQSDLSAGYHQNFKSGPFQSYRNHFYTSGVAATVAQMDTTVLMKSLKSKFKALNSKNSFFHSEFSPFQLWEEYNRFSFQSTHVTGFMPPREFPRWYDSPMYKELKDNHRIPNSPCESRGFNQRQIQNVVASQSSMSTVVQKTSAIEKRCESEMASNYPPWKKNNNLIRNKLPCNRPSTVSPTNERTCRPDSNLFRNNKVTHEIVVESNLPSSVTPFNITQLLTPVIHTRQETETSEILQFTQTPYASDYSSQSEIDPNIQTDVKHLRDSYKFKASSLLFNLKDNRKRVKSTYSPTKFKGIEITDQNKLISKLEGRESQYSDILVSQETAQENRIGNDARASCNLIQEPSAASITPKDYTYGFGSNDNLTLTSTQIQDRVTNYKLFCGTSEGHSPSTDPLSNIEISTRYLSAQDKSSLTSEGQLKDLNNFIPDRTKIANVLPRAYPPTHSLAAQTSERYASQNDLKQRKDFGRKTFIEHSQNEAVKEKCSWDQTGSVKETSSRSESQPFRGEIAALIEMDKQRKATAKQYFANDSYSVRKETYMQKVNEDIKLGRLAKKEEKEVRDDTISPRKTSYSEKAIHDNQLSTFSKPIESYRIPKNSLQTKTSPLTDVYGGLQSFSVKNDFVKGVPAQNSSFNTMVTQNTFDQRAHDLNKGQKNEGLYSYQPYRYEPNKQWHMSLTSEDGHTKERVWTQKQSNPALQDKNLVIPNTDTSHQNNISLPTKQENRFSINDILSIRDNEHARRLKDNTFVLAKSENPLNPIKYETAEKLTVTEPVKEQQGYKVQDITSPSPGYVRKDFQNTNETKDSTMSKDTDKVTPRVLSYKERSQSKQEILTSKLKAHAQKEISAIKEKGLAKQGILVRNATKTRGTINNDGQEDHSVKKEITADKLNHLFQDITYSSVTQYKEQIKLHSDHPKNRSPPSTEIPPLHFEDNQNAVSEKDENIKNKPLTIVRQNDKHPVDENEIKETSNQYRKATVANMKNNVHKNYQTSRISEDKQNSMTSSEHINTNKELVKQSHEISPEKTMSGHFTSLVKTYRDNNTSHNPPAQHNDKQTVQHDRKENLYGSSQSPYTSTEKAVTKPADIIKEEGHVTSTETTKSNSGLNKNALLGLEKNTPKSEEVYVHLKSKITAAMEQSKNEPIKNSSEIAASQLTSSSNDIKFKNGIPPTKRLMEPAKSDLTSNLHTNTLNVDPEHLINRTHKHNSGVSSDSEVSSTEKINSGPTNDVATQRTREPETLKPFNNEDVPVLINKNNITQGNDLAKQQNNTSQVKAVERTSVNQMVESHSKPEADEESLTQIASAEAKESCRQKEIHQDDENTKTPFSFDKNELPRNHQGIPSIKDDSEVVNNCQQRENITERASPKQEQGFPRLLEISHEKNNPQKSTKEYQEVDLTNSKPQKSSEDALKANVSPQHKVIVEEDATQINNIQPVLTQNVESTADTSNITILTPSNEEPAEEPIIYSICVSSKTETVSNDEPMIYTICVSSKCPIDEQQNPVKREEESSVETDRFVKDESFCIKNKRAENEHDDVHRQTEVSSNTEEKEDKNEKCDPQTTTDKSDITERISTSYEDLLAKYGLPVRVCSHLTSKHMQDEREQKEKEEIETHLPHKSVDHEMNRPLPSKEKISDTTQTHPEDSRQVSDDQQASITSQPLKGTECEIKQVKVQHYDTISKTHSNNMAEKQQSTGNNTPKLGNSTRDATIILKDTENAEQDQDTHIEPSRQSRRNDIELKEEKVEEQVRNTDKVKSRKMTGNIDVESNSRESPKKTENVSLTATQPTTTDESTRPLETEVLKAPISSMVRDTVNTNLTERTILERMIPQSKKKSQMEEGEDKLFTDTDTFTYQKNKIHGTETFKLKVDKTVHEAKQKDPVMAMKQESVSDKHAQTLRENVKEDDKGGEKRSQEKLQVELNTRNEMDLKGGAATHVNNYRDKVCSIGEDVCTVVKQDQACFEVPKIHLEDIKVSTAEVSSNKEFMAGHKNQHEVIKKENLKGKKGAVVTELVGEKDFREQKNLPVKTLTDQIEPETVDNIKGHIEMVKKNTYDFGKENSPLQKGNPFKLEKTEINPRRGAVETHEVKVYDNKQPTLNSDKRKKEDPVLSLSGQNDGDLKVNENRSRGNKERNVEVTETKQGEQSNTNQSQPETKGSARYEQEHAQLSQQETRNEGILSKPEATQRNMKVTIPEISAIADYARLKVISAEDDTKELDIFPKTDFYNSYDQPVLRIQKDLYGNVSDVGGESKRDVISMEKCQNLKQKTSQLKKQTDYETLSQNQNHLVPSTVQLKPVSLVASGSQNEAASVGTQPKALTNQKESNAKPTFMEHPARRERDNIYQSKNPQGVPLQANRTISRPRQMTHDKTTEEGNLSHYGRQESLANLSASGTVKAADNQINMASPPGEEMEELQYYTVNALDTETKPKNAPEPPPPILKMSQNTDSTEKSEEDSFLQSLIDYGKVHATGPQSNSSSPAMEKPVMFRVKDNTIRTSSVTKTVKPCFHRSFSEDFRIGSPKEHLNCSEKEDVIHPIESANPPVNHEPAIAALGLYKLKETLHNNLPSAEYAAKQSKSHQRRSQHFEEEETRSVISTMSGDMENCTVSLTDVANISLAYMPKHESYRDTYQRPVSAYYERPESSCYERPESACSDMRPLGRPPVVPPKSEKALRRAQRLTTRRMKKAETPKMAPENQDQLESKSIRNLSGVPSSPSDTPSTHLEVQASPPLSQYDIQPNHIPTAQSIVTQPFPVTQRKLLQDPNSGQYFMVDVPLLVKTKTFYDPETGKYVQLNVRHRSQGALTQPGSLEVLNTPCMLYRGLLPMAASSLTPLRSPSEMSAPADNQDMLERGGEPWSQNSHLQNSNRDSQQYPEQNHNPSLFAENNINNNERLTDIITMSELEDFAMEST